The Rosa rugosa chromosome 3, drRosRugo1.1, whole genome shotgun sequence sequence tgtgagaattagaaagaataagaactaaactgtttaattttaaaattttggactaaattgtttttcatgcaaaagtatgaggagtaacgagtatttagtccaaaaaaaaaaaacatggtaTTTTTAAGAGTGAGCACTTTTAGAACAAAAACTAACTTTTAAGTACGAGTATTTCTATAACATAGCTTGGAACGGCAACATGTTTTCTCCTAAAAGTCCCAAACTATGTACACTTCTTTACATGAAAATGAGAGACAAAAAAGGGTGTTCAAGCAACAGGATGTTTACAAAAACTCGAAAAGTTGAAGAATATTAACCACACAGATAATTTCATAAGAATAAAAGTGACTATCTGTTCTGCATGTGCAaatacatcttttttttttgaaagagaggACGTCGTATTTCATTAAGAAGTACTAATTGTTACAAAATAAATTGCTAAGTCCAGGAGGGACATGCCCACTCCAAGAAATCTGCAATCCTGAAGCCAAAGCATACTTAGCTAGCTTGTGAGCTAGCATATTTGATTCTCTATAAACATGAGAGAAAAAAGAACCAGCTAAATAAGAAATAGACAAAGAAATGTCATCAACAATTCTACCCAACTGCGAGGTATCATCTCCATCCATTTGGATAGCTTGAACCAACTGCAGGCAGTCTGATTCAAAAATAACTGGAGCTAGAGAATTCTCCTCCACTAGCTTGCAAGCTAATCTGCTTGCCAAGGCCTCTACCACTATTGGCTGCAACACATCAGAACACTGACCGCAAGCACCTGCCACCACCATGCTATCTGCATCTCTTACTACTATCCCTAACCCTCCCCGGCGTGTGCCTTGATCAAAGGCACCATTGATATTCACCTTAAGCCAACCTGCAGGAGGAGGACTCCACGGCTTAACCTGCCTCCCCAATCTAGGTGTCACACTATGTCTGGCTACCACATATGATTGCAATATAGAATTAGTATGACAAAAGACCTGTTGCACAGTCCTTTCCTTTCCAACCCAAAGTCGTTGGTTTCTCTCTTTCCACACTCCCCATAACAACATCAGCAAAAAAGCAAAAGCACGAGGTGTGACTAGAGTATAACATAGAGCAAGCCAATCTAGCAAAGAGCTTGGTGGAGTATGCAAAACCGGAAGCAAATCTGGTGCCAACCCAATGACATCACGCATAAAACAACAATCCCTACTAACATGAGATAGGGTCTCCTCTTCCGAGTTACAGAACAAACAACCATCCTCAACTGTGACTCTTCTACTTCTGAGTTGAGAAGCAGTTGGGAGAATAGAAGCACAAACTTTTCAAACATGTACCTTAACCTTTCCAGGGATAGGAGCTGTCCAAATAAACTTCCAATGACTCGGATTGGAATTAGAGGAAGAGCCACTAGTGAGCACAGGATGTAGTGAAGCAAATGTAATTTTATATGCACTCTTTGTAGTAAACAGACCTTTCATATCAAAATGTCAAATTAGTCTATCTGGAACAATGCTTCTACTAAGCGGAATGGAGCAAATTAGTAAAGCTTCATCCGcagtaaaattttcagaaataagCTCTTTGTTCCAATGACCATCCACCATCAGATCGCTAACTAACACCAGAGGAGAGGGACCATACCTTATTGGACGAAACAAATTCGACCTTGGAATCCAAGGATCATCCCAAATCCGAATAGAAGTACCATTTCCAACCTGCCATCTAAGACCCGCTTGTAACACTGATTTAGCAGCAAATATTCCTCTCCAGCAAGCAGAAGCATGAGTAGGTGTAGTAGCATTTAAAAAAGAAGAGTGTGGAAAATAACGAGCTTTAAATAACCGACTTACCAAAGAACCCGGATACCGTATCAGTCTCCATCCTTGCTTGGCAAGCAAGGCTAAATTATGAGCATGCAAATCTCTG is a genomic window containing:
- the LOC133738029 gene encoding uncharacterized protein LOC133738029, whose protein sequence is MRDVIGLAPDLLPVLHTPPSSLLDWLALCYTLVTPRAFAFLLMLLWGVWKERNQRLWVGKERTVQQVFCHTNSILQSYVVARHSVTPRLGRQVKPWSPPPAGWLKVNINGAFDQGTRRGGLGIVVRDADSMVVAGACGQCSDVLQPIVVEALASRLACKLVEENSLAPVIFESDCLQLVQAIQMDGDDTSQLGRIVDDISLSISYLAGSFFSHVYRESNMLAHKLAKYALASGLQISWSGHVPPGLSNLFCNN